The Ruania halotolerans genome contains the following window.
CGGGCCGTCCCCTGGTCCGCTGAACCGGCATTGATGCAGAAGATCCGGGCCTGCTCGGCCCACCCGGCCACCTCCGCATTCGCTTGCACCGAGTCGGTCGCGGCGAGCACCAGCCACGCCCCCTCGAGATCGGCACGGACCACCTCACGCTCGAACCAGTCGGTGCGATCCGGAGCGATCAGCAGCAGATCGGCGAGGTCCTCGCACACGTACGGGGCAACGACCCGCAACCGGGCGCCGTCGTCGAACAACGCCTGGGCGCGCCGCGCCGCCACGGGACCGCCACCGGCGATCAGCACGGTGCGACCCGCCAGATCGAGGCCGAACATGGAGGTCATGACTTCACATCTTCCTGGTCGCGACTGTGAGAAGTCTGTACCTGCACCACTGTGTCCACCACCTGGACGGGCCAGGTGGTCAGATCTGGAGTCCCGTCGAGCGGTTCGTACCCGGCGCGTTCCAGGCATGCCCCGGTGCGCAGCGAGAACACCTGCTTGTACAGCGGACCCGCCACCGTCGGCTCCCCCTGCCGGGTGCCGACGATCCCACGAGACATCACATTCGCTCCGCTGAACGGGTCACGCTGGGCCACTGCGTACACGGCGTCATCGGGGGTGCGGAACAGTGCCATCTGCAGCCCGCCCACCAATGCGGCGGCCCCGCGTTCCACAGTGAGCTCCTCGAGGGCACACACGGCAACCCAGGTGCCCGTCTCAGCAGTGGTCTCACTCATGAGCGCACCTCCAAGGTGGCGCCAGCAATCATCACCGGGCGGATCAGGTCTGCACCGTCGGCTTCCCGCTCCGCGGGTGTGGCCGGGCGAATCTGATCGCGTTCCTTCACATAGGCCAGATCCGGGTCCGGCGTCTCTGGGGCATTCACGAACGAACCGAACCGGCGCAGTTTCTCCGGGTCCTCCAGTACCGCCGCCCACTCGTCCTGGTAGGCACCCACATGTGCGGCCATCGCGGCGTCCAGGTCATCGGCGATCCCGAGGCTGTCCTCCAGGACAACCTCACGGACGCCGTCGAGGCCGCCCTCGACGTCCTCAATCCACGGTGCCGTGCGCTGCAACCGGTCAGCAGTGCGGATGTAATACATGAGAAACCGGTCGATGGTGCGAATCAATTCCTCAGAGGTGAGGTCTTCGGCGAGCAGCTTCGCATGCCGCGGGGTGAACCCGCCGTTACCACCCACGTAGACGTTCCACCCCTTGTCGGTGGCAATCACGCCGACGTCCTTGCCGCGCGCCTCGGCACATTCGCG
Protein-coding sequences here:
- the nirD gene encoding nitrite reductase small subunit NirD yields the protein MSETTAETGTWVAVCALEELTVERGAAALVGGLQMALFRTPDDAVYAVAQRDPFSGANVMSRGIVGTRQGEPTVAGPLYKQVFSLRTGACLERAGYEPLDGTPDLTTWPVQVVDTVVQVQTSHSRDQEDVKS